A part of Acidobacteriota bacterium genomic DNA contains:
- a CDS encoding cytochrome-c peroxidase, which produces MLSGVQRDEFCILKTAKLLAVAALLLLTTSSRIEDPLLQKARNKFQPIPTSLPDLPALKDNPLTPAKVELGKLLFFDPRLSASWTISCSSCHNLGMGGVDHLETSIGHGWQKGPRNSLTVFNAVFNIAQFWDGRAPTLRAQAKLPVQAATEMNNTPARVVQTLKSMPGYVERFTAAFPNEADPVTFDNVAKAIEAFEATLTTPNSRFDLYLKGREDAINEQEKRGLALFINKDCASCHKEINLGGASYHKFGAARKPSPDIMPPGDKGLIAITGQAIDEYVFRAPSLRNVELTAPYFHSGKVWDLKQAVATMASVQLDAKLKDRDIDDLTAFLKTLTGQIPKIEIPALPLATSETPQPDIRAVPAGEKRVSLNSTSQTDFYAFSSPANFSTIFFCP; this is translated from the coding sequence ATGCTTTCAGGCGTTCAAAGAGACGAGTTTTGCATTCTCAAAACGGCCAAACTATTGGCCGTTGCCGCGCTCTTGCTGCTCACAACCAGCAGCCGAATTGAAGACCCATTACTGCAAAAAGCCAGAAACAAATTCCAGCCTATACCGACTTCCCTTCCCGACCTGCCCGCGCTGAAAGACAATCCATTGACCCCAGCCAAAGTGGAGTTGGGAAAACTGCTGTTTTTCGATCCGCGACTGTCGGCAAGCTGGACGATCAGTTGCAGCAGTTGCCATAACCTTGGGATGGGAGGCGTAGACCATCTGGAAACATCCATCGGCCACGGCTGGCAAAAGGGCCCGCGCAACAGCCTGACGGTGTTCAATGCCGTGTTCAATATCGCGCAGTTTTGGGACGGACGCGCACCAACCTTGCGCGCGCAAGCCAAACTTCCCGTGCAAGCCGCCACTGAAATGAACAACACTCCCGCCCGAGTCGTACAGACGCTGAAAAGCATGCCGGGATACGTCGAGCGCTTCACGGCTGCGTTTCCCAACGAAGCCGATCCCGTCACGTTCGACAACGTCGCCAAAGCCATCGAAGCCTTCGAAGCGACATTGACGACGCCCAATTCACGATTTGATCTTTACCTGAAAGGCCGGGAAGACGCGATCAATGAACAGGAAAAACGCGGCCTTGCGCTGTTCATCAACAAAGACTGCGCTTCGTGCCACAAGGAGATCAATCTTGGCGGGGCGAGTTACCACAAATTCGGAGCCGCGCGAAAACCCAGCCCTGACATTATGCCGCCCGGCGACAAAGGCCTGATCGCCATCACCGGCCAAGCGATTGACGAATATGTCTTTCGCGCGCCCAGTTTGCGCAACGTCGAACTGACCGCGCCGTATTTTCATTCAGGGAAAGTTTGGGATTTGAAACAGGCTGTGGCAACCATGGCTTCGGTACAACTGGACGCCAAACTGAAAGACCGAGACATTGACGACCTGACCGCATTCCTGAAAACCCTGACCGGGCAAATTCCGAAAATCGAAATTCCGGCGCTTCCACTGGCTACCAGCGAAACTCCGCAACCGGACATCCGTGCAGTTCCCGCTGGTGAAAAGCGCGTGTCACTAAACTCAACCTCACAAACTGATTTTTACGCCTTTTCCAGCCCAGCAAATTTTTCGACCATCTTCTTCTGCCCGTAG
- a CDS encoding Gfo/Idh/MocA family oxidoreductase, which yields MPDTLADDYGLSKIAEAKRIAAPDLPYKPSATKAYHPAIGVIGCGGISAQHLNAYRHAGYRIAALCDRNEHKAIARRDEFFPQANVFADYRDLLAKDEIEVVDVTTNPMDRVEIIEAALLAGKHVLSQKPFVTDLAVGRRLVALAEAQHVKLAVNQNARWAPHFSYIRQAIAAGLIGDVQSANFTLHWDHRWIIGTEFEKLEHLILSDFGIHWFDLAANFFATRDWRSVSASAISAIGQQANVPMLAQAMIEFDGGLVSLFFNANVIHGQEDRTVVAGTHGTITSCGPSLSEQTVTLVTADGCAQPKLEGTWFREGFHGAMAELLCSIEEEREPANNARDNLRSLELCFAAIESSIKHERINHLL from the coding sequence ATGCCTGACACACTTGCTGACGATTACGGGTTAAGCAAAATCGCAGAAGCGAAACGAATTGCCGCGCCGGATTTACCGTACAAACCGAGCGCAACGAAAGCGTATCATCCGGCAATTGGCGTAATCGGGTGCGGAGGGATTTCCGCGCAGCACTTGAACGCATATCGTCACGCGGGCTACCGCATCGCGGCGCTATGCGACCGCAACGAACATAAGGCGATTGCTCGGCGCGATGAGTTCTTTCCGCAAGCGAACGTGTTCGCCGATTACCGCGACTTGCTGGCAAAGGATGAAATTGAAGTTGTGGACGTGACGACGAACCCGATGGATCGCGTGGAAATCATCGAGGCGGCGCTGCTGGCGGGAAAACACGTGCTCAGCCAAAAGCCGTTTGTTACTGATTTAGCTGTTGGGCGGCGATTGGTTGCGCTAGCGGAAGCGCAACACGTCAAACTGGCTGTGAATCAAAATGCTCGTTGGGCGCCGCATTTCAGCTACATACGCCAGGCGATTGCCGCCGGTTTGATTGGCGATGTGCAAAGCGCCAATTTCACTTTGCATTGGGATCACAGGTGGATCATCGGCACTGAGTTTGAAAAGCTCGAACATCTGATTTTGTCGGATTTCGGCATTCACTGGTTCGATCTGGCGGCCAATTTTTTTGCCACGCGCGACTGGCGAAGTGTTTCTGCTTCTGCCATCAGCGCCATCGGCCAGCAAGCAAACGTGCCGATGTTGGCGCAAGCCATGATTGAATTTGACGGCGGTTTGGTTTCGCTGTTTTTCAACGCCAACGTCATTCATGGCCAGGAGGACCGAACTGTTGTTGCTGGAACCCATGGAACAATCACCAGTTGCGGGCCGAGTTTGTCGGAACAAACAGTCACGCTGGTTACCGCCGACGGTTGTGCGCAGCCGAAGCTGGAAGGAACCTGGTTCCGCGAGGGCTTTCACGGCGCGATGGCCGAGTTACTTTGTTCAATCGAAGAAGAGCGCGAACCGGCAAATAACGCGCGCGACAATTTACGCAGCCTCGAACTTTGCTTTGCAGCAATCGAAAGCTCAATCAAACATGAACGCATCAATCACTTACTTTGA
- a CDS encoding UvrD-helicase domain-containing protein produces MQADFLSGLNAQQREAVTTIEGPVLILAGAGSGKTRVITFRIACMIESGVRPDSILAVTFTNKAAGEMKERVEKLLAGKPRQSSPLLSTFHSLCVRILRRDIEKLGKGYTRSFTIYDADDQQKLLRACIKDCGFDDKQITARLSQTNISGAKNRGEDPETFALKAEHAVDPKRAQIARVYALYEQRLQASNALDFDDLLIRTVQLLRTSEEARRYYQNRFRHVMVDEFQDTNGIQYSLCKLLVEGDIALNLAVRPADFWTNRSLCVVGDENQSIYKFRGSDFNIILNFERDFPGTKTIKLEDNYRSTARILDAANKVIAHNSQRFDKRLRANAVEGEKIRYAQVYDGEAEARWVADKISEHINREPKLKAAVLYRTNAQSRSFEEACRRAGLRYNLVGGFSFYERAEVKDIIAYLKLALNPDDSIALLRIINTPARGIGKSTMDEVERKARELHFSHWEAIAEILKHNLLPPRSLNVLRSFRNVVDGLIAKSRAHMENGEAVPVADLVKAAVIDTGYELMLKEERTEEAEGRLLNLEELVNAAAETDARGETLRDFLDHAALVSDTDQYKAEAQVTLMTMHAAKGLEFPLVFIAGLEENLFPHSRATNDQAELEEERRLCYVAITRAEKYLYLTHAMKRRTYGEEIASEPSRFLNEFPIELIEDLSKGPSWLRFANKVSTKENLAAIDALTEKTGRAPQPAKRTSNYQGQAYNSRDSVNEFFKRQGIKVDADALNPKLVKRDSNESSRSNSSSSSSSGGSGKFKVGTRVRHAKFGIGLVVRSEGEGDNVKLTINFPGYGQKKMVEKFAGLEKA; encoded by the coding sequence ATGCAAGCAGATTTTCTTTCCGGCCTGAATGCGCAACAGCGCGAAGCCGTTACCACCATCGAAGGACCCGTCTTGATTCTGGCCGGCGCCGGAAGCGGTAAAACGCGCGTCATTACCTTTCGCATTGCCTGTATGATCGAATCCGGCGTGCGCCCGGACAGCATATTGGCTGTCACCTTCACCAACAAGGCCGCAGGCGAAATGAAAGAGCGCGTGGAAAAATTGCTGGCGGGCAAACCGCGCCAAAGCTCGCCGCTGCTTTCGACCTTTCACTCGCTGTGCGTGCGCATCTTGCGCCGGGATATTGAAAAGCTGGGCAAAGGCTACACCCGATCGTTCACGATTTACGATGCCGACGACCAGCAAAAACTCCTGCGCGCGTGTATCAAAGATTGCGGTTTTGACGACAAACAAATCACCGCGCGGTTGTCGCAAACCAATATCAGTGGCGCCAAAAATCGCGGCGAAGATCCGGAAACCTTTGCGCTCAAAGCCGAACACGCCGTTGACCCCAAACGTGCCCAAATTGCGCGCGTGTACGCACTGTATGAACAGCGGCTGCAAGCATCGAATGCGCTGGATTTCGACGACCTGTTGATTCGCACCGTCCAACTGCTCAGGACTTCGGAAGAGGCGCGGCGGTATTACCAGAACCGGTTTCGCCATGTGATGGTGGATGAGTTCCAGGACACGAACGGCATCCAATACAGTTTGTGCAAGTTGCTGGTCGAAGGCGACATTGCATTGAATCTGGCCGTACGTCCGGCGGATTTCTGGACCAATCGCAGCCTGTGTGTGGTCGGCGATGAAAACCAGTCCATCTACAAATTCCGAGGGTCGGATTTCAACATCATCCTGAATTTCGAGCGCGACTTTCCGGGGACGAAAACCATCAAGCTGGAAGACAATTACCGTTCGACGGCGCGCATTCTGGACGCGGCGAACAAAGTCATTGCGCACAACTCGCAGCGGTTCGACAAACGGTTGCGCGCCAATGCCGTCGAAGGCGAAAAGATTCGCTACGCCCAGGTGTACGATGGCGAAGCCGAAGCGCGCTGGGTTGCGGACAAAATCAGCGAACACATCAACCGCGAACCGAAGCTGAAAGCCGCCGTGTTGTATCGCACCAACGCGCAATCGCGTTCCTTTGAAGAAGCCTGCCGCCGCGCAGGGCTTCGCTACAATTTGGTCGGAGGCTTCAGTTTTTACGAACGCGCCGAAGTCAAAGACATCATTGCGTACCTGAAACTGGCGCTGAACCCGGACGATTCCATCGCGCTGTTGCGCATCATCAACACGCCTGCGCGCGGCATCGGCAAAAGCACGATGGACGAAGTTGAACGCAAGGCAAGGGAGTTGCACTTCTCGCATTGGGAAGCGATTGCCGAAATTCTGAAACACAATTTGCTTCCGCCGCGCTCGCTCAATGTTCTGCGGTCGTTCCGCAACGTTGTGGACGGTTTGATCGCCAAAAGCAGAGCGCACATGGAAAATGGAGAAGCGGTACCGGTTGCCGATTTGGTCAAAGCGGCGGTGATTGATACCGGCTATGAACTGATGCTGAAAGAAGAGCGCACCGAAGAAGCCGAAGGCCGATTGCTCAACCTGGAGGAATTGGTCAATGCCGCCGCCGAAACCGACGCGCGCGGAGAAACTTTGCGCGATTTTCTGGATCACGCCGCGCTGGTTTCCGACACCGATCAATACAAAGCCGAAGCGCAAGTTACCTTGATGACCATGCACGCGGCCAAAGGGTTGGAATTTCCGCTCGTGTTCATTGCCGGACTGGAAGAAAACCTGTTTCCACATTCGCGCGCGACCAATGACCAGGCGGAACTCGAAGAAGAACGGAGGCTGTGTTATGTCGCCATCACGCGCGCCGAAAAATATCTGTACCTGACCCACGCCATGAAGCGGCGAACGTATGGCGAAGAAATCGCTTCGGAACCGTCGCGCTTTTTGAATGAGTTTCCCATCGAACTGATCGAAGATTTGTCAAAGGGGCCAAGCTGGTTGCGTTTCGCCAATAAAGTCTCGACCAAAGAAAACCTGGCGGCGATTGATGCCCTAACAGAGAAGACCGGCAGAGCGCCGCAACCCGCCAAACGCACCAGCAATTATCAGGGACAGGCTTACAACAGCCGTGACAGCGTCAACGAGTTTTTTAAGCGGCAAGGCATCAAAGTAGATGCCGACGCGTTGAACCCCAAACTGGTTAAACGCGATTCCAACGAAAGCTCGCGCAGCAATTCGTCAAGCTCCAGCAGTTCTGGCGGTTCCGGCAAATTCAAAGTCGGCACGCGCGTCCGCCATGCCAAATTCGGCATCGGCCTGGTCGTCAGATCCGAAGGCGAGGGCGACAACGTCAAGCTGACGATCAACTTTCCCGGCTACGGGCAGAAGAAGATGGTCGAAAAATTTGCTGGGCTGGAAAAGGCGTAA
- a CDS encoding cobalamin-independent methionine synthase II family protein, whose product MKEQPLRTTVIGSYPFPGWLEFACQHLDQFGEADRTELQEDAVIAAIHDQLAAGLDVITDGEQTRLDFNLSFYGFLEGIELEPAQPRRFGPPAHDQRGKHKITGELAAPRGLGVVEEWRRLVRLVQFQISNLKSEISLKASVPGPYTLSGRLIPNKDHPDRFAITEALIPIVRAELAALVAAGCLEITVDEPSMSCYAHREDPARFVEIFNRTVAPVAGRCRLSTHLCFGNYKGRAVGLRRYAPMFPAFLDMQVDEFHLEMASREFAEIEIIAEITKQKDVAVGIVDVKSYYIESVADIADRIRRCLQFAPPERLSFAPDCGLSQTARWAARQKLNNMVAGAKLVKKELGF is encoded by the coding sequence ATGAAAGAACAACCACTGAGAACCACTGTCATAGGCAGCTATCCGTTTCCCGGCTGGCTGGAATTTGCCTGCCAGCATCTGGATCAGTTCGGCGAAGCCGACCGCACGGAATTGCAAGAAGACGCCGTCATTGCCGCCATTCATGATCAATTGGCTGCCGGATTGGATGTCATCACCGACGGCGAACAGACGCGGCTGGATTTCAATTTGTCGTTTTACGGCTTTCTGGAAGGCATTGAATTGGAACCGGCGCAGCCTCGCCGCTTCGGCCCTCCCGCGCACGATCAACGCGGCAAACACAAAATCACGGGCGAACTCGCCGCGCCAAGAGGCCTTGGCGTTGTCGAAGAGTGGCGGCGGCTTGTCAGGCTTGTACAATTTCAAATCTCCAATTTGAAATCTGAAATTTCGCTGAAGGCGAGCGTGCCCGGTCCCTACACGCTCAGCGGCAGATTGATTCCGAATAAAGATCATCCGGATCGCTTCGCCATCACCGAAGCGTTGATTCCGATTGTCCGGGCAGAACTCGCAGCGCTGGTTGCCGCCGGATGTCTGGAAATCACCGTGGATGAACCTTCGATGAGTTGTTACGCGCATCGCGAAGACCCGGCGCGCTTCGTGGAAATTTTCAATCGCACCGTCGCGCCGGTTGCCGGTCGTTGCCGATTGTCCACACATTTATGCTTTGGAAATTATAAAGGCCGCGCGGTGGGATTGCGCCGCTATGCGCCGATGTTTCCGGCGTTTTTGGACATGCAGGTGGATGAATTCCACTTGGAAATGGCCAGCCGCGAATTCGCCGAAATCGAAATCATCGCCGAAATCACCAAACAAAAAGATGTGGCGGTTGGCATTGTGGACGTAAAGAGCTATTACATTGAATCCGTCGCCGACATCGCCGACCGAATTCGCCGCTGTTTGCAATTTGCACCTCCCGAACGACTGTCGTTTGCTCCGGATTGCGGATTGAGCCAGACGGCGCGGTGGGCTGCGCGGCAGAAATTGAACAACATGGTCGCCGGCGCGAAGCTGGTAAAAAAGGAGCTTGGATTTTGA
- a CDS encoding SIS domain-containing protein — protein MNASITYFEKTLALLQHLRETQLDNIERAAEICANAIGNQGLVFLFGNGHSRMMCEEMTPRQGCFPGFVALVELSLSNHAAIIGANGLRAPLHLEKYEGYAEEILKGFKFGARDAFIVISTSGIRPVIVEMAMGAQKRGLPVVGICSRRHSEQSVPAHSSGKKLIDCADVVIDNGCPPGDCVVELDGLEWRTGPTSTVTGAMIINMLRSRVAEKLLERGIKPELLPSHQFVGNANAAEQLERFYEAYRRSLAHLYQ, from the coding sequence ATGAACGCATCAATCACTTACTTTGAGAAAACACTCGCGCTGCTTCAGCACCTACGGGAAACGCAACTCGACAACATTGAACGCGCCGCGGAAATCTGTGCGAACGCAATTGGTAACCAGGGCCTGGTCTTCCTATTTGGCAACGGCCATTCGCGGATGATGTGCGAAGAAATGACGCCGCGGCAGGGATGCTTTCCGGGCTTTGTCGCGCTGGTGGAATTGTCGCTGTCGAATCACGCCGCGATCATCGGCGCAAACGGGTTGCGCGCTCCGCTGCATCTGGAAAAGTACGAAGGGTACGCCGAAGAGATTTTGAAGGGTTTCAAGTTCGGCGCGCGCGATGCCTTCATCGTCATTTCCACCAGCGGCATTCGCCCGGTGATTGTTGAAATGGCAATGGGAGCGCAGAAACGCGGGTTGCCCGTCGTCGGCATCTGTTCACGACGACACTCGGAACAATCCGTTCCCGCGCATTCGTCCGGCAAAAAGCTGATTGATTGCGCGGATGTGGTGATTGACAACGGATGCCCGCCGGGCGATTGCGTGGTGGAATTGGACGGTTTGGAATGGAGAACGGGGCCGACTTCGACTGTGACTGGCGCAATGATCATCAACATGCTTCGTTCGCGCGTTGCCGAAAAACTTCTGGAACGCGGCATCAAACCGGAACTGTTGCCTTCCCATCAATTCGTCGGCAACGCGAACGCGGCGGAACAGCTTGAGCGGTTTTACGAAGCCTATCGCCGCAGCCTGGCGCATCTGTATCAATGA
- a CDS encoding MBL fold metallo-hydrolase → MVEPVLSNDDFLADVNASSRQPDEFHLWWLGQSGFLLQWDGRHLLFDPYLSDSLTKKYAATDKPHVRMTEIIVDPARLDFVDVVTSSHNHTDHLDRETLVPLIQANPNLQLVIPEANRAFVADRLQCDPAWPIGCDDGETVRAGDFEISGLAAAHEEIEFDDEGRCTHLGYIVRFGDFTVYHAGDNKGFDGMAEELLALVGDRKVDVALLPINGRKPERRVPGNFWGREAAQFAKEIGARLAIPMHFEMFTFNTEPPDEFVATCEQLNQPYRVLKCGERWSN, encoded by the coding sequence CTGGTCGAACCTGTTTTATCGAATGACGATTTTCTGGCGGATGTAAACGCATCCAGCCGACAACCTGACGAATTTCATTTGTGGTGGCTGGGGCAATCCGGATTTTTGCTGCAATGGGATGGCCGCCATTTGCTGTTTGACCCTTATCTGTCGGATTCGCTGACAAAAAAATACGCCGCAACCGACAAACCGCATGTGCGAATGACAGAAATCATCGTTGATCCCGCACGGCTGGATTTTGTTGATGTGGTGACGTCCAGTCACAACCACACGGATCATCTGGATCGCGAAACGCTGGTGCCGTTGATACAGGCAAATCCGAATTTGCAGTTGGTCATCCCCGAAGCCAATCGGGCTTTCGTCGCCGACCGGCTGCAATGCGACCCGGCTTGGCCGATTGGATGCGATGACGGCGAAACCGTCCGAGCGGGAGATTTTGAAATTTCCGGCCTTGCCGCCGCACACGAAGAGATTGAATTTGACGACGAAGGCCGCTGCACACATTTGGGCTACATCGTGCGCTTCGGCGACTTTACGGTTTATCACGCCGGGGACAACAAAGGCTTTGACGGAATGGCCGAAGAATTATTGGCGTTGGTCGGAGATCGCAAAGTGGACGTAGCGTTATTGCCGATCAATGGCCGTAAACCTGAACGCCGTGTGCCTGGCAATTTTTGGGGCCGCGAAGCCGCTCAGTTTGCCAAGGAAATCGGCGCGCGGTTGGCGATTCCGATGCATTTTGAAATGTTCACCTTCAACACCGAACCGCCGGATGAATTTGTCGCCACGTGCGAACAACTGAATCAACCGTATCGCGTGCTGAAATGCGGCGAACGATGGAGCAATTGA
- the trmFO gene encoding methylenetetrahydrofolate--tRNA-(uracil(54)-C(5))-methyltransferase (FADH(2)-oxidizing) TrmFO produces the protein MTTKVINVIGGGLAGSEAAWQAARRGVKVRLFEMRPAQSTGAHQTGNLAELVCSNSLKSDEFGTAPRLLKDELRAGKSLLVDLAREAAVPAGGALAVDREKFSALVTEQLSHHPNIELRREEVSEINPEEITVVAAGPLASSPLVEAIGKLTGEQDLYFFDAISPIVDGETINYDIAFKAARYGKGGDDYVNCPFTKEEYLRFYEALSTAETVKPHAGMENEEKFFEGCLPIEELARRGVDTLRFGPMKPVGLPDPRTGREAYACVQLRLENLMADAYNIVGFQCHIKYGEQKRVLQLIPGLENAEFIRFGQMHRNTYICSPRLLKESLQMRAFPNVLFAGQISGIEGYTEAMATGMIAGINAARLALGQETSAPPRLSAVGSLTFYLANADAKNFQPANTTFALLPLLEPELRKTAKRKADRHRIQVERGLKAFNDWLSEIGEPK, from the coding sequence ATGACGACAAAAGTGATCAATGTGATTGGTGGCGGTTTGGCTGGGTCAGAAGCCGCCTGGCAAGCCGCGCGGCGCGGCGTCAAAGTTCGCTTGTTCGAAATGCGCCCGGCGCAATCCACCGGCGCGCATCAAACCGGCAATTTGGCGGAACTGGTGTGCAGCAATTCGCTGAAATCCGATGAATTCGGAACGGCTCCGCGATTGCTGAAAGATGAATTGCGCGCCGGAAAATCGCTGCTGGTTGACTTGGCGCGCGAAGCCGCTGTGCCTGCGGGAGGCGCGTTGGCTGTGGATCGCGAAAAGTTTTCTGCCCTGGTCACCGAACAGCTTAGCCATCATCCGAACATTGAACTTCGTCGCGAAGAAGTCTCCGAAATCAATCCCGAAGAAATCACCGTTGTTGCCGCCGGGCCTCTGGCGTCATCGCCGTTGGTCGAAGCGATTGGCAAATTGACTGGCGAGCAAGACCTGTATTTTTTCGACGCCATCTCGCCCATCGTGGATGGCGAAACCATCAATTACGACATTGCCTTCAAAGCCGCGCGCTACGGCAAAGGCGGCGATGATTATGTCAACTGCCCGTTCACCAAAGAAGAGTACCTGCGGTTTTATGAAGCCCTTTCCACAGCCGAAACCGTCAAACCACATGCCGGAATGGAAAACGAAGAGAAGTTTTTCGAGGGTTGTTTGCCGATTGAAGAACTCGCCCGGCGCGGCGTGGACACGTTGCGGTTTGGGCCGATGAAACCCGTTGGTTTGCCCGATCCGCGCACGGGCCGCGAAGCCTATGCCTGCGTGCAGTTGCGATTGGAAAATCTGATGGCCGACGCGTACAACATCGTCGGTTTTCAGTGCCACATCAAATACGGCGAACAAAAACGCGTGCTGCAACTGATTCCCGGCTTGGAAAACGCGGAGTTTATCCGTTTCGGTCAGATGCACCGGAACACGTACATTTGTTCGCCGCGTTTGCTGAAAGAAAGCCTGCAAATGCGCGCGTTTCCGAACGTTCTGTTTGCCGGACAGATTTCCGGCATCGAAGGTTACACCGAAGCAATGGCGACGGGGATGATTGCCGGAATAAATGCCGCGCGGTTGGCATTGGGGCAGGAAACTTCTGCGCCACCGCGTTTGTCGGCAGTTGGTTCGCTAACGTTTTATCTGGCCAATGCCGATGCCAAGAATTTTCAACCGGCGAACACCACGTTCGCGTTATTGCCGTTGCTGGAACCAGAACTCCGCAAAACGGCCAAGCGTAAAGCTGACCGGCACCGCATCCAGGTCGAACGCGGATTGAAGGCGTTCAACGATTGGTTATCAGAAATAGGCGAACCCAAATAA
- a CDS encoding Gfo/Idh/MocA family oxidoreductase translates to MRAWKIAGINFDHMHMGDLLRMAFNHPRAEIVGVCDERPERMQTAISNFNIPPDRQFADFHECLERTKPDLVILCPATAGHVEYVEKVAPFGVHILMEKPMAASLSDADRMIRAVEATGKTLVINWPLFWCESHRTAKRLVDEGRIGEVIEVHYYGGNRGPLFHTADKIEVSAEEVARQKGKSWWYKASSGGGSLLDYLGYGATLGSWYHDNKAPLEITTTVDQPAGLEVDEHSITVARYDCGLSKMETRWGTFTDPWTHQTQPKCGFTIVGTAGTIGSYDYEPTVRLQTKANPAGENVPSDVLQPPFDNVVNYFIHCLESGEAVTGPLSLATSRLGQQIVDTAVISAREKRTVALIG, encoded by the coding sequence ATGCGAGCCTGGAAAATTGCCGGAATCAATTTCGACCACATGCACATGGGCGACCTGCTGCGCATGGCGTTCAATCATCCACGCGCGGAAATCGTCGGCGTTTGCGATGAGCGGCCGGAGCGGATGCAAACTGCCATCAGCAATTTCAACATCCCCCCTGACCGCCAGTTCGCCGATTTCCATGAATGCCTGGAACGAACGAAACCCGACTTGGTCATTTTGTGTCCAGCGACTGCTGGGCATGTGGAGTACGTTGAAAAAGTTGCTCCATTCGGCGTTCACATTTTGATGGAAAAACCGATGGCGGCTTCGCTCAGCGACGCTGATCGGATGATTCGCGCCGTCGAAGCGACAGGGAAAACATTGGTTATTAACTGGCCACTGTTCTGGTGCGAATCTCACCGCACAGCCAAGCGGCTGGTTGACGAAGGGCGCATCGGCGAAGTCATCGAAGTCCATTATTACGGCGGCAATCGCGGCCCGCTGTTTCACACCGCCGACAAAATCGAAGTCAGCGCCGAAGAAGTCGCGCGCCAAAAAGGGAAAAGCTGGTGGTACAAAGCGTCGAGCGGCGGCGGTTCCTTGCTGGATTATTTGGGTTACGGGGCGACGCTCGGCAGTTGGTATCACGACAACAAAGCTCCACTGGAAATTACGACGACAGTTGATCAGCCCGCAGGACTCGAAGTGGACGAACACAGTATCACTGTCGCTCGGTACGATTGCGGCTTGTCGAAGATGGAAACGCGTTGGGGAACCTTCACCGATCCGTGGACGCATCAGACGCAACCGAAATGCGGGTTCACCATTGTCGGTACGGCGGGAACCATCGGCAGTTACGATTACGAACCGACCGTGCGGTTGCAAACCAAAGCGAATCCGGCTGGGGAAAATGTTCCAAGCGATGTGCTGCAACCGCCGTTCGACAACGTGGTCAACTATTTCATTCACTGTCTGGAATCCGGCGAAGCTGTCACCGGGCCGTTGTCGCTAGCAACCAGCCGACTGGGACAGCAGATTGTGGACACGGCTGTCATCAGCGCGCGCGAAAAACGAACCGTCGCTTTGATTGGCTAA
- a CDS encoding SDR family oxidoreductase, protein MNTYIITGSTGIAAAAIKLAARESHAVFFISRDEASCRELADELQTENKPYGFHVADLTSPEAVAEAVAACVAQFGRIDALFNVAGISGRRFGDGPIHECSVEGWQTTFDNNAKTTFLMCREVVKQMLQQSVGETGQRGSIVNMASVLALAPEAEHFATHAYAASKGAIISLTRAMAAYYAPHKIRVNAVAPGLVRTPMSARAQSEPAILELMKTKQPLCEDLIAPDDVAQAALFLLSDRARTITGEILTVDAGWRVS, encoded by the coding sequence ATGAACACCTACATCATCACAGGCTCAACCGGCATCGCGGCGGCGGCGATCAAACTGGCTGCGCGTGAAAGCCACGCGGTATTTTTCATCAGCCGCGATGAGGCGAGTTGCCGCGAATTGGCGGATGAGCTTCAAACGGAAAACAAACCCTACGGCTTTCACGTTGCCGACCTGACTAGTCCGGAAGCCGTTGCTGAGGCCGTCGCGGCTTGCGTTGCGCAGTTCGGACGGATTGACGCTCTATTCAATGTCGCCGGAATCAGCGGACGGCGCTTCGGCGATGGACCGATTCACGAATGTTCGGTCGAAGGCTGGCAGACAACCTTTGACAACAACGCGAAAACGACGTTTCTGATGTGCCGCGAAGTCGTGAAGCAAATGCTGCAACAATCGGTCGGTGAAACCGGCCAGCGCGGTTCGATTGTGAACATGGCTAGCGTATTGGCGCTTGCACCCGAAGCCGAGCATTTCGCCACGCATGCCTATGCCGCAAGCAAAGGCGCAATCATCAGTTTGACGCGTGCGATGGCAGCCTATTACGCGCCGCACAAAATCCGCGTCAATGCCGTCGCGCCCGGCCTGGTGCGGACTCCGATGAGCGCGCGTGCACAAAGCGAACCGGCGATTTTGGAATTGATGAAGACCAAACAACCGCTCTGCGAAGATTTGATTGCGCCGGATGATGTTGCCCAAGCCGCGCTGTTTTTGCTTAGCGACAGAGCGCGAACCATTACCGGCGAAATTTTGACTGTGGATGCTGGATGGCGCGTCAGTTGA